Proteins from a genomic interval of Nautilia sp. PV-1:
- the hslV gene encoding ATP-dependent protease subunit HslV, with product MNINMEATTILGYKKDGVAVIGGDGQVTFGHTVLKGNATKIRTLYNGKVLAGFAGSTADAFILFDMFEKNLENRKGDLVKSVIEFGKAWRQDKYLRRLEAMMIVLNQKHIFILSGNGDVVEPEDGELAAIGSGGNYAISAARALVKHSDLSPEEVVKESLHIAADLCIYTNHNIKILKLEKE from the coding sequence CTTGGATATAAAAAAGACGGTGTTGCCGTTATCGGCGGTGACGGACAGGTGACTTTCGGACATACTGTTTTAAAAGGCAACGCTACAAAAATCAGAACATTGTATAACGGTAAAGTGCTTGCAGGATTTGCCGGCAGCACTGCCGATGCGTTTATACTGTTTGACATGTTTGAAAAAAACCTTGAAAACAGAAAAGGCGATTTGGTCAAATCGGTTATAGAGTTTGGAAAAGCTTGGAGGCAGGACAAATATCTAAGACGTCTTGAAGCTATGATGATAGTGCTAAATCAAAAACATATATTTATTTTAAGCGGCAACGGTGACGTTGTAGAGCCGGAAGACGGTGAACTTGCTGCAATTGGAAGCGGCGGAAATTACGCCATTTCAGCTGCAAGAGCTTTGGTGAAACATTCAGATTTGTCTCCTGAAGAAGTCGTAAAAGAATCACTTCATATAGCCGCTGATTTATGCATATATACTAATCATAATATTAAAATATT